From Streptobacillus canis, a single genomic window includes:
- a CDS encoding diacylglycerol kinase: MNNKKQSQIESFNNAINGILHAIKNEFHMKIHIFFAIMVLILSLIIDISKFEIMLIIIMITLVIFAELINTALEKIVDLVSPEYSEVAKIVKDVSAGAVLVNAIGSLCVGYLVFYDRLIALYFNGDNFFKLVGRIGNVTMIILTLVSLAVILIKSYLKKGTSLEGGMPSGHSSIAFAMFAIVLFLTSNPRIITLVFLMAILVAQSRVKSKIHTVEEVVVGAILGFGISFLILELLYKFGTLIN; this comes from the coding sequence ATGAATAATAAAAAACAATCACAAATAGAAAGTTTTAATAATGCAATTAATGGTATACTTCATGCAATAAAAAATGAATTTCATATGAAAATACATATTTTCTTTGCAATAATGGTATTAATATTAAGTTTGATTATAGATATTAGTAAATTTGAGATTATGCTTATAATAATAATGATTACGTTGGTAATTTTTGCAGAACTTATTAATACAGCTTTAGAGAAAATAGTAGATTTAGTTTCACCAGAATATAGTGAAGTAGCTAAAATTGTAAAAGATGTATCTGCAGGGGCTGTACTAGTTAATGCAATTGGTTCTTTATGTGTTGGATATTTAGTATTTTATGATAGACTAATTGCCTTATACTTTAATGGAGATAATTTCTTTAAATTAGTAGGAAGAATTGGTAATGTAACTATGATAATTTTAACTTTAGTTTCGTTAGCAGTAATTTTAATAAAATCATATTTAAAGAAGGGAACATCACTTGAAGGTGGTATGCCAAGCGGACATTCTTCTATTGCTTTTGCAATGTTTGCAATAGTCTTATTTTTAACAAGTAATCCTAGAATAATTACATTGGTATTTTTAATGGCAATTTTAGTTGCACAAAGTAGAGTAAAATCAAAAATACATACAGTTGAAGAAGTTGTTGTAGGGGCTATTTTAGGTTTTGGAATTAGTTTTTTAATTTTAGAATTATTATATAAATTTGGAACATTAATAAATTAG
- a CDS encoding IclR family transcriptional regulator, with translation MSNIIQFNMSVQSIDRAMNLLEILSQGTNISLSELCKKSKLNKTTTFRILHSLKENGYVKQNKKGQYSLTYKMFRVGNRVVQNIDFAQPAKSYITKLAVETNQTIHLVIRDGSQILYIDKFAPENTSNTMEWSKIGRRAPMHCTSAGKAILAYCSEEDIKNIWNQTDIIKYTARTIVNLDTLMDNLKLVKKNGYAVEYEEYELGLYCIGCPIFNARAEVCGAISISIPLSEKENSKAFFVEKIKECSKKISKKLGYEVI, from the coding sequence ATGAGTAATATCATACAATTTAATATGTCTGTACAATCAATTGATAGAGCAATGAATTTACTAGAAATATTATCTCAAGGGACAAATATTTCTTTATCAGAATTATGTAAAAAAAGTAAGTTAAATAAAACTACTACATTCCGTATTCTACACTCATTAAAAGAAAATGGATATGTTAAGCAAAATAAAAAAGGGCAATACTCTTTAACATACAAAATGTTTAGAGTAGGAAATAGAGTTGTTCAAAATATTGATTTTGCACAACCAGCAAAAAGCTACATCACAAAACTTGCAGTTGAAACTAACCAAACTATACATTTAGTTATTAGAGATGGTAGTCAAATCTTATATATCGATAAGTTTGCTCCAGAAAATACTTCTAATACTATGGAATGGTCTAAAATCGGTAGACGTGCTCCTATGCACTGTACTTCTGCTGGTAAAGCTATACTTGCATATTGCAGTGAAGAAGATATCAAAAATATCTGGAATCAAACTGATATCATAAAATACACTGCAAGAACTATAGTTAATCTTGATACACTAATGGATAATTTAAAATTAGTTAAAAAGAATGGATATGCTGTAGAATATGAAGAATATGAATTAGGCTTATATTGTATTGGATGCCCAATATTTAATGCAAGAGCTGAAGTATGTGGTGCTATAAGTATTTCGATACCACTATCAGAAAAAGAAAATTCCAAAGCATTCTTCGTTGAAAAAATAAAAGAATGTTCTAAAAAAATATCAAAAAAATTAGGTTATGAAGTAATATAA
- the rpsT gene encoding 30S ribosomal protein S20, with translation MAHTKSSKKRIVIGERNRLRNQAVKSRVKTFVKKVLAAVDSKNIDDAKAALSVAYKELDKAVSKGVMKKNTASRTKSRLATKVQALNA, from the coding sequence ATGGCACATACTAAATCATCTAAAAAAAGAATCGTGATTGGTGAAAGAAATAGATTAAGAAACCAAGCAGTTAAAAGTAGAGTAAAAACTTTTGTTAAAAAAGTATTAGCAGCAGTAGATTCTAAAAATATTGATGATGCTAAGGCAGCATTATCTGTAGCTTATAAAGAGCTTGATAAAGCAGTTTCAAAAGGTGTAATGAAAAAAAATACTGCATCAAGAACTAAATCAAGATTAGCTACTAAAGTTCAAGCTTTAAACGCATAA
- a CDS encoding ATP-dependent DNA helicase, with translation MIENIYTRLYSEFSFEKRENQIKMSKIIKEGIDNNIPVLLEAETGSGKTLGYLIPSIDFALTEGKNIVISTNTLNLQDQILNKELPLLKNIFGEDLKYTLIKGRNNYVCKRKLQELVMKSEDDKYIELVDTIKNSITGDKSDIKYRIAAELWNEIKSDKDTTFSTKCPFYKSCYFYSSRNKNENCNVFIVNHHILLLDFIIKQEGNIGLIPNYDLVVIDEAHNLEAIVRKYFSLTFSFKEVFKIIGQLYSNNVKDILNAGLIPRIINNIANGTSDLVADELKDLFYNNINKIYYDLVELRKRIVSKYKNLTQSGILTKDIGSLNVTDILENVFSSNLILKKEILRLTQFLEERDDFDKDNLRLLVNNIYTNLDFYLNVLQEIFTLDFEKYIYWINLENDNVFPILNATPYTISKAFGENFIEKIRKVIMVSATLSVSNSFKYIKNNLGIEEVIEGNIPSEFDYKNNMNIFLPNNLPLPNEIKFNEMAAEFIHEYVEKNNGQTFVLFTSYKDLKYVSEYLKKKSSKLNVLTQGEFERMELLKIFKENENSILLGTDSFWEGVDVQGEALSNVIIFKLPFQVPDDPIVSSICERLNAINPNSAFREYQLPYAVLKMKQGVGRLIRSKEDRGNVIILDKRIHQKGYGKTILKSLPNANIEILDLEDILSK, from the coding sequence ATGATAGAAAATATATATACTAGACTTTATTCTGAGTTTTCTTTTGAAAAAAGAGAAAATCAAATTAAAATGTCTAAAATAATAAAAGAGGGTATTGATAATAATATACCGGTATTATTAGAAGCTGAAACTGGTTCTGGTAAAACTCTAGGTTATTTAATACCATCAATAGATTTTGCATTAACAGAAGGTAAAAATATTGTTATTTCGACTAATACTTTAAATTTACAAGATCAAATACTTAATAAAGAATTACCGTTATTGAAGAATATTTTTGGTGAAGACTTAAAATATACTTTAATTAAAGGTAGAAATAATTATGTATGTAAGAGAAAATTACAAGAATTAGTTATGAAATCAGAAGATGATAAATATATAGAACTTGTAGATACAATAAAAAACTCAATAACAGGAGATAAAAGTGATATTAAATATAGGATAGCAGCTGAATTGTGGAATGAAATAAAGTCAGATAAAGATACAACTTTTTCAACAAAATGTCCATTTTACAAGTCATGCTATTTTTATTCGTCTAGAAATAAGAATGAGAACTGTAATGTTTTTATCGTAAATCACCACATTTTATTATTAGATTTCATAATTAAACAAGAAGGTAATATAGGTCTAATCCCTAATTATGACTTAGTAGTAATAGATGAAGCACATAATTTAGAAGCAATAGTTAGAAAATATTTTTCATTAACTTTTAGTTTTAAAGAAGTATTTAAAATTATAGGACAATTATATTCTAATAATGTGAAAGATATTTTAAATGCAGGTTTAATACCTAGGATAATAAATAATATTGCTAATGGTACTAGTGATTTAGTTGCAGATGAACTTAAAGACCTTTTCTATAACAACATCAATAAAATATATTATGATTTGGTTGAATTAAGAAAACGTATAGTAAGTAAATATAAAAATTTAACACAAAGTGGAATTCTTACTAAAGATATTGGAAGTTTAAATGTTACTGATATTTTAGAGAATGTTTTCAGCTCAAATTTAATTTTAAAAAAAGAAATTTTAAGATTAACTCAATTCTTAGAAGAAAGAGATGACTTTGATAAAGATAATTTAAGATTATTAGTAAATAATATATATACAAATTTAGATTTTTACTTAAATGTGTTACAAGAAATATTTACTTTAGATTTTGAAAAATATATTTATTGGATTAATTTGGAAAATGATAACGTATTTCCAATATTAAATGCAACACCATATACAATTTCAAAAGCATTTGGTGAGAATTTTATTGAAAAGATAAGAAAAGTAATAATGGTCTCAGCTACATTAAGTGTAAGCAATAGTTTTAAATATATTAAAAATAATCTTGGTATAGAAGAAGTTATAGAAGGAAATATTCCGTCAGAATTTGATTATAAGAATAATATGAATATTTTTTTACCTAATAATTTACCATTACCAAATGAAATTAAGTTTAATGAAATGGCTGCTGAATTTATTCATGAGTATGTTGAAAAAAATAATGGTCAAACATTTGTATTATTTACATCATATAAAGATTTAAAATATGTTAGTGAATATTTGAAAAAGAAAAGTAGTAAATTAAATGTTTTAACACAAGGTGAATTTGAAAGGATGGAGTTATTAAAAATATTCAAAGAAAATGAAAATAGTATATTACTTGGAACAGATAGTTTTTGGGAAGGTGTAGATGTACAAGGAGAAGCACTAAGTAATGTTATAATATTTAAACTACCATTTCAAGTTCCTGATGATCCAATAGTTAGTAGTATTTGTGAAAGATTAAATGCAATAAATCCAAATAGTGCATTTAGAGAATATCAATTGCCATATGCAGTACTTAAAATGAAACAAGGTGTTGGTAGACTAATTAGATCAAAAGAAGATAGAGGTAATGTAATTATTCTTGATAAAAGAATACATCAAAAAGGATATGGTAAGACTATATTAAAATCTTTACCTAATGCAAATATTGAAATATTAGATTTAGAAGATATACTAAGTAAATAG
- a CDS encoding MATE family efflux transporter — protein MRRRGLSLTEGSIGVNLFRLALPIILTSLMSILYNLTDIKFISSYLGDDSVSSATAASFYISLSYALLFITKNSAQIYVAQSIGANRKNSAKRYARVSLIISVVFSLIYGLFTYIFAEYLIRMVGVKSPNYLYPAVDFLRISSFGFTFLFLSQNLSAIINGEGDTLGPFIFLSSGVILNIFLDYIFLGIFPFGIKGAAIATVFSQLLSVIFLFLYLKRRNSVFRNMKFFKLDDLKYYRKIIRLGLPSGISQALFTFISIIIAKMIADVDESILGVQRLGIQFESFSWNIAGGFAAAVATFIGHNYGAGKYDRILKIYKVSIMSISGFCLILTAIFVFFARPLYSMFFTDTKLIEEGVKYLTIIGLAQIPQGIEIITTGAFNGVGKTKEPNIIGIVGTSLRIPIIMITLPIFGLLAIWWTIHFSMVFKGIVSIVVFIIAWKKQMEFMKITLEI, from the coding sequence ATGAGAAGAAGAGGATTAAGTTTAACAGAAGGAAGTATAGGGGTAAATCTATTTAGATTGGCTTTACCAATAATCTTAACTTCTTTAATGTCAATATTGTATAACTTAACAGATATAAAATTTATTAGCTCATATTTAGGTGATGATTCTGTAAGTTCAGCTACAGCAGCAAGTTTTTATATTAGTTTAAGCTATGCATTATTATTTATTACAAAAAATAGTGCACAAATATATGTAGCACAATCTATAGGTGCAAATAGAAAGAATTCAGCTAAAAGATACGCTAGAGTATCTTTAATAATATCGGTTGTATTTTCATTAATATATGGATTATTTACATATATTTTTGCAGAGTATTTAATTAGAATGGTAGGAGTAAAAAGTCCAAATTATTTATATCCAGCAGTAGATTTTTTAAGAATATCTTCATTTGGGTTTACGTTTTTATTTTTATCACAAAATTTATCAGCAATAATTAATGGAGAAGGAGATACATTAGGTCCATTTATATTTTTATCTTCAGGAGTAATATTAAATATATTTTTAGATTATATATTTTTAGGAATTTTTCCCTTTGGTATAAAAGGTGCTGCGATTGCAACTGTATTTTCACAATTATTATCAGTAATCTTTTTATTTTTATACTTAAAGAGAAGAAATTCGGTATTTAGAAATATGAAATTCTTTAAATTAGACGATTTGAAGTACTATAGGAAGATAATAAGACTTGGACTACCTAGTGGTATTAGTCAGGCCTTATTCACGTTTATTTCGATAATTATAGCTAAGATGATTGCAGATGTTGATGAAAGTATTTTAGGAGTTCAAAGATTAGGTATACAATTTGAATCATTTTCATGGAATATAGCAGGAGGTTTTGCTGCTGCAGTTGCAACATTTATTGGGCATAATTATGGAGCTGGGAAATATGATAGAATACTTAAAATATATAAGGTATCAATAATGAGTATTTCAGGATTTTGTTTAATACTTACAGCTATTTTTGTATTCTTCGCAAGACCTTTATATTCAATGTTTTTCACAGATACAAAATTAATCGAAGAAGGTGTAAAATATCTTACAATTATAGGACTTGCACAAATACCTCAAGGAATTGAAATTATAACTACAGGAGCATTTAATGGTGTAGGTAAAACAAAAGAACCTAATATAATAGGTATAGTTGGTACAAGTTTAAGAATACCAATAATAATGATAACCTTACCAATTTTCGGGTTATTAGCAATATGGTGGACTATACATTTTTCTATGGTATTTAAAGGAATTGTATCAATAGTAGTATTTATAATAGCTTGGAAAAAACAAATGGAATTTATGAAAATAACGTTAGAAATATAA
- a CDS encoding HD family phosphohydrolase, whose protein sequence is MKINFLGKTLQINISDNKKENNEYFIKKLFKQNVNRRVFMYILTVAIFFVFMVVNKNSTNYAIGTIAKNDVIAHKSISYTKDILDDELKQKIKQNTAPEYDEIEDVAKNQLDRLDQFLQNVNQIDLNSDKQILEFIKSNNLNLSIQEVRTIGISKSVKYYLFLSNVLDEIYQSGIAHKSDFNKILAEKQIVLTDEEKNLLMNFIEPNLEINKFKTLAKIEKNMENLRNNVVVIEKGDVILKEGNLITDAIYDNLKNLGYVNKSDGLTRIIGEIILFVILAGIFFNYAIKYLKDDFMSMSFYPMILTLIFSNTMYLFLYNNNNLKYFVPYLLTAIIGSVLVKNWIFTISLITFNYIFVLQDLKWSIAVIFLSLLTIYINKSVISRNEIVKNSIYIGMIQSFVVFALGLISNIDLIQIIPTVIITLISGLIMGIFSLGLLPYFENTFKILTDIKLLELSNFSNPLLKNLLLTAPGTFHHSLMVGALAEAGAEAINANPILCRVASYYHDIGKMKRPEYFVENQYGIENPHNNLKATLSALIITSHTKDGYILGKQYNLPNEILDIILSHHGTTLVQYFYYKALENKEAVIESDFRYEGPKPTTKESGIIMMADTIEAAVRANADKSTENIEKVVRYLIKSKFEDGQLSQCDMTMEEIEKVTKAFLNIIRGIYHERIQYKKGN, encoded by the coding sequence ATGAAAATTAACTTTTTAGGTAAAACATTACAAATAAATATATCAGATAATAAAAAAGAAAATAATGAATATTTTATAAAAAAACTTTTTAAACAAAATGTAAATAGAAGAGTATTTATGTATATTCTTACTGTTGCAATTTTCTTTGTTTTTATGGTAGTTAATAAAAATTCAACTAACTATGCTATAGGAACTATAGCTAAAAACGATGTTATTGCACATAAAAGCATAAGTTATACAAAAGATATACTTGATGATGAACTAAAACAAAAAATAAAACAAAATACAGCTCCTGAATATGATGAGATAGAAGATGTTGCTAAGAATCAATTAGATAGATTAGATCAATTTTTACAAAATGTTAATCAGATTGATTTAAATAGTGATAAACAAATTTTAGAATTTATAAAAAGCAATAACTTGAATTTAAGTATACAGGAAGTAAGAACAATTGGTATAAGTAAAAGTGTTAAATACTATTTATTCTTATCTAATGTTTTAGATGAAATTTACCAAAGTGGTATAGCACATAAATCGGATTTCAATAAGATTTTAGCAGAAAAACAAATAGTATTAACAGATGAAGAAAAAAATCTTTTAATGAACTTTATAGAACCTAATTTAGAAATAAATAAATTTAAAACACTTGCAAAAATTGAGAAAAATATGGAAAACCTTAGAAATAACGTTGTTGTTATTGAAAAGGGAGATGTAATACTAAAAGAAGGTAATTTAATTACCGATGCAATTTATGATAATCTTAAAAATTTAGGATATGTTAATAAAAGTGATGGGTTAACAAGAATAATAGGCGAAATAATACTTTTTGTTATTTTAGCAGGAATTTTCTTTAATTATGCGATAAAGTATTTGAAAGATGACTTTATGTCTATGTCATTTTACCCTATGATATTAACATTAATTTTTAGTAATACAATGTACTTATTCTTATACAATAATAATAATCTTAAATATTTTGTACCATACCTTTTAACAGCAATTATAGGGAGTGTACTAGTTAAAAATTGGATATTTACTATTTCTTTAATAACGTTTAACTACATATTTGTATTACAAGATCTTAAATGGTCAATAGCAGTTATATTTTTAAGTCTATTAACAATTTATATCAATAAATCAGTAATTAGTAGAAATGAAATAGTTAAAAATAGTATTTATATTGGAATGATACAAAGTTTTGTTGTATTTGCTTTAGGATTAATTTCAAATATTGACCTTATTCAAATTATTCCTACAGTAATTATAACTTTAATATCAGGATTAATAATGGGGATATTCTCATTAGGTTTATTACCGTATTTTGAAAATACATTTAAAATACTAACAGACATTAAATTATTAGAGTTATCTAATTTCTCTAATCCTTTATTAAAGAATTTATTATTAACAGCGCCTGGAACCTTCCATCATAGTTTAATGGTAGGAGCTTTAGCGGAAGCAGGGGCTGAAGCAATTAATGCAAATCCAATATTATGTAGAGTTGCTTCATATTATCACGATATTGGTAAAATGAAGAGACCTGAATATTTCGTTGAAAATCAATATGGTATTGAAAATCCACATAATAATTTAAAAGCTACGCTTAGTGCTTTAATAATTACTTCTCATACAAAAGATGGATATATTTTAGGAAAACAATACAATTTACCAAATGAAATATTAGATATTATTTTATCTCATCATGGTACAACTTTAGTACAATATTTTTACTATAAGGCTTTAGAGAATAAAGAAGCAGTTATAGAAAGTGATTTTAGATATGAAGGTCCAAAACCTACAACAAAAGAATCAGGTATAATAATGATGGCAGATACAATAGAAGCAGCTGTAAGGGCTAATGCAGATAAAAGTACTGAAAATATTGAAAAAGTAGTTAGATATTTAATTAAATCAAAATTTGAAGATGGACAATTATCACAATGTGATATGACTATGGAAGAAATAGAGAAAGTTACAAAAGCATTCTTAAATATAATTCGTGGAATTTATCATGAAAGAATACAGTATAAGAAAGGAAATTAA
- the rpsO gene encoding 30S ribosomal protein S15 produces the protein MAMKPKSQIIAEFGKDEKDTGSANVQVAILSERIAHLTEHLKVHFKDVHSRAGLLKLVGKRRRLLNYIKNRNLDEYRELIERLGIRK, from the coding sequence ATGGCAATGAAACCAAAATCACAAATTATCGCAGAATTTGGAAAAGATGAAAAAGACACAGGATCAGCTAACGTACAAGTAGCAATATTATCAGAAAGAATAGCTCACTTAACTGAACACTTAAAAGTTCACTTTAAAGATGTTCACTCAAGAGCAGGGTTATTAAAATTAGTAGGAAAAAGAAGAAGATTATTAAACTACATCAAAAATAGAAACTTAGATGAGTATAGAGAATTAATCGAAAGATTAGGAATTAGAAAATAA
- a CDS encoding type B 50S ribosomal protein L31: MKKGIHPEYRLVVFEDTSNGERFLGKSTKASKETVEFEGQEYPVVKVAISSTSHPFYTGKSKFVDETGRVDKFKKKYNL, encoded by the coding sequence ATGAAAAAAGGTATACATCCAGAATACAGATTAGTTGTTTTTGAAGATACAAGTAATGGGGAAAGATTCTTAGGAAAATCTACTAAAGCATCTAAAGAAACTGTTGAATTTGAAGGACAAGAATATCCAGTTGTTAAAGTAGCAATAAGTTCTACTTCTCACCCGTTCTATACAGGTAAATCTAAATTTGTTGATGAAACTGGAAGAGTTGATAAGTTTAAGAAAAAATACAATTTATAA
- a CDS encoding TatD family hydrolase gives MKNLVDTHLHLYSELYEENRQIIIDDMKDKLDFAVNISCDMESTLESIEFAEKYEFMYATVGYHPCDISKYNEADMNKMLDFAVNHPKVVAIGEIGLDYYWMNDPKEEQEKYFRLQIEKAIEVDKPIVVHTRDALEDTIRIINEYPKVRGILHCYPGTFEMIEHLLDRFYIGIGGTVTFKNNKITHELVKKISIDKIVLETDSPYLTPVPFRGKLNNPTYVSYVAEKIAELKEMKVEEVKIKTTENAMKVYNVCIK, from the coding sequence ATGAAAAATTTAGTTGATACTCATTTACATTTATATAGTGAACTTTATGAAGAAAATAGACAAATAATAATAGATGATATGAAAGATAAATTAGATTTTGCAGTAAATATCTCTTGTGATATGGAGAGTACCTTAGAGTCTATTGAATTTGCAGAAAAATATGAATTTATGTATGCTACTGTAGGTTATCATCCATGTGATATTTCTAAATATAATGAAGCAGACATGAATAAAATGTTAGATTTTGCAGTTAATCACCCAAAAGTAGTTGCAATAGGAGAAATTGGTTTAGATTATTATTGGATGAATGATCCTAAAGAAGAACAAGAAAAATATTTTAGATTGCAAATTGAAAAAGCTATTGAAGTAGATAAGCCTATTGTAGTTCATACAAGAGATGCTTTAGAAGATACAATAAGAATTATAAATGAATATCCGAAAGTTAGAGGAATATTACATTGTTATCCAGGAACTTTTGAAATGATAGAACATCTTCTGGATAGATTTTATATTGGTATAGGTGGAACAGTAACATTTAAAAATAATAAGATTACACATGAATTGGTTAAAAAAATAAGTATAGATAAAATTGTTCTTGAAACAGATTCTCCATATTTAACACCAGTACCATTTAGAGGTAAATTAAATAATCCTACATATGTGTCTTATGTTGCTGAAAAAATTGCTGAATTAAAAGAAATGAAAGTGGAGGAAGTAAAAATAAAAACAACTGAAAATGCAATGAAGGTGTATAATGTATGTATAAAATAG
- a CDS encoding manganese-dependent inorganic pyrophosphatase: MIIFGHKNPDTDTICSAIVYSHLKMDLGVNAEPKRLGDLNEETKFVLNYFGVEAPELIDNVAGKSVILVDHNERTQTADGFEDAKVLEVIDHHRVANFNVSDPLYMRLEPVGCTATILFDMYKENNIKPCKKMAGLMLSAIISDTLLFKSPTCTPKDVEAGKALAELAEVNLDEYGLEMLKAGTNLGSKTEVELLNMDMKIFEVSDVRMAIAQVNTVNEAEMLERKEKLLVEMNNLLEKESLTFVLFVITNILTNDSLGLVVGNNTEIVEKAFNEKVNDNTIVLKQVVSRKKQVVPPLTDAINAR, translated from the coding sequence ATGATTATTTTTGGACACAAAAATCCTGATACAGATACTATCTGTTCAGCTATTGTTTATTCACATTTAAAAATGGATTTAGGAGTGAATGCAGAACCTAAAAGATTAGGAGATTTAAATGAAGAAACAAAATTTGTATTAAATTATTTTGGTGTTGAAGCACCTGAATTAATTGATAATGTTGCTGGTAAATCAGTAATACTTGTTGATCATAATGAAAGAACTCAAACTGCAGATGGATTTGAAGATGCAAAAGTTTTAGAAGTAATAGATCACCATAGAGTAGCTAATTTTAACGTTTCAGATCCATTATACATGAGACTTGAGCCAGTTGGTTGTACAGCAACTATATTATTTGATATGTATAAAGAAAATAATATTAAACCATGTAAAAAAATGGCTGGATTAATGTTAAGTGCTATAATTTCTGACACTTTATTATTTAAATCACCAACATGTACACCAAAAGATGTTGAAGCAGGAAAAGCATTGGCAGAACTTGCTGAAGTAAATTTAGATGAATATGGATTAGAAATGTTAAAAGCTGGAACTAATTTAGGTTCTAAAACAGAAGTAGAATTATTAAATATGGATATGAAAATATTTGAAGTTTCTGATGTAAGAATGGCTATTGCACAAGTTAATACAGTAAATGAAGCAGAAATGTTAGAAAGAAAAGAAAAATTATTAGTAGAAATGAATAATTTATTAGAAAAAGAAAGTTTAACATTTGTTTTATTTGTAATTACAAATATATTAACTAATGATTCATTAGGATTAGTAGTTGGTAATAATACTGAAATAGTAGAAAAAGCATTTAATGAAAAAGTAAATGATAACACTATAGTTTTAAAACAAGTAGTATCAAGAAAGAAACAAGTAGTTCCACCATTAACAGATGCAATAAATGCAAGATAA
- the ybeY gene encoding rRNA maturation RNase YbeY, which produces MLDLDISYQDVEKREYINEEKIIEFAEFVIIHEREDFSEKDLYVSLLLTNNDNIQEINKEYREKDAPTDVISFAYNETENFGGVEVIGDIVISLDRVEEQCKEYNHSVVREFYYVLVHGLLHILGYDHIEEEDKKIMREKEEFYLSEFNYTREI; this is translated from the coding sequence ATGTTAGATTTAGATATTAGTTATCAAGATGTTGAAAAAAGGGAATACATCAATGAAGAAAAAATAATTGAATTTGCTGAATTTGTTATCATACATGAAAGAGAAGATTTTTCTGAAAAAGACTTATATGTATCATTATTACTAACTAACAATGATAATATTCAAGAGATTAATAAAGAATATAGAGAGAAAGATGCACCAACTGATGTAATTTCATTTGCATACAATGAAACAGAAAATTTTGGTGGTGTAGAAGTAATAGGAGATATTGTTATTTCTTTAGATAGAGTGGAAGAACAATGTAAAGAATATAACCATAGTGTAGTACGTGAATTTTATTATGTATTAGTTCATGGATTATTACATATTTTAGGTTATGATCATATAGAAGAAGAAGATAAAAAAATTATGAGAGAAAAGGAAGAATTTTATTTATCTGAATTCAATTATACGAGGGAAATATGA
- the acpS gene encoding holo-ACP synthase: protein MYKIGVDIVEVKRIENAILRSEFFLKKIFSEKEIEYCESKKNKYESYSARYAAKEAYLKAVGSGITDINLKKIEVINDEEGKPFLYVDGKLIEGDLSLSHTETLAIANIVLKK from the coding sequence ATGTATAAAATAGGCGTAGATATAGTTGAGGTAAAAAGAATAGAAAATGCTATTTTAAGAAGTGAATTTTTTTTGAAAAAAATTTTTAGTGAAAAAGAGATTGAATATTGTGAGAGTAAAAAAAATAAATATGAATCCTATAGTGCAAGATATGCTGCAAAAGAAGCGTATTTAAAAGCAGTGGGAAGTGGAATAACGGATATTAACTTAAAAAAAATTGAGGTAATAAATGATGAAGAAGGCAAACCTTTTTTATATGTAGATGGTAAATTAATTGAGGGAGATTTATCATTAAGTCATACAGAGACATTAGCAATAGCAAATATAGTATTAAAAAAATAG